TAAGAATGTTTCCTCCAGTGTCTTTTAGAAATAACAATGGTCCCCTTTCTTCAGGTGTGTGAACATGAAAAGCCAAATTCTACAATTGTATGAAAGAGCAAAAGGCCAAGTCACTCTTGCAAAAGATTTGCTGTAACAGATTTCAAGGCAATACTGTGGGACTTAAAtacactgtcatttaaaaaataaaaaaaaggagaatttgCCAGAAGCTTGTCCAtttttgctgcttgacacagtcgctgcagggaagaaacatctgcacagtatatgtttcaagggacctggcgtacatggcatactgttcttaatatgtttgctccccttcttggtgctatATGTTttcaccaaggtcacctctccaagaaaggttgtttccccagatagggattttcccctgaagttagggagggaaataggcaggtagttaatcactttaactaaacaatcacgcttaagctacataatctttactccctggaatggagataagaaaccaCCTAACCATTGGAAGAGAAATTGATAGGactaaaatcaactggtataaatacagatgttacaaGACAATCAAacacagaactttgctggagatccaggctagagaacctggctgggctgctgatcaactgaacactgtctccgtgtcattccttcttcgccaactgcatccgcacctttgggaacccctggacctgctggggttggaccccaacaattggCACCCGAACAAGTAACTGGCCTTGTTCTCCACCTTTTGCTTTTGGTTCTTCTGACGCTGCCCGGCTCTCGTCAGCCTCCGGCACGCTTTCTCCTTGAGACCGAGCACCATGCCTCCAATTAAATTGCAGAGTTCTGATGGAGAGATATTTGAAGTTGATGTTGAAATTGCCAAACAATCTGTGACTATCAAGACCATGTTAGAAGATTTGGGAATGGATGATGAAGGCGATGATGACCCAGTTCCTCTACCAAATGTTAATGCAGCAACATTAAAAAAGGTCATTCCGTGGTGCACCCACCACAAGGATGACCCTCCACCTCCTGAGGATGATGAGAACAAAGAGAAGTGAGCAGATGATATTCCTGTTTGGGACCAAGAATTCCTCAAAGTTGACCAAGGAACACTCTTTGAACTAATTCTGGCTGCAAACTATTTAGACATCAAAGGTTTGCTTGATGTTACATGCAAGACTGTTGCCAATATGATCAAGGGGAAAACCCCCGAAGCGATTCGCAAGACTTTCCATATAAAAAATGACTTTACTGAGGAAGAGGAATCCCAGGTACGCAAAGAGAACCAGTGGTGTGAAGAGAAGTGAAAAGCTGTGCCCGACACTGTAACCCTGGAGGGATTGTTCCAGATACTAGTTGCACTGCTCTGTTTATAATTGTTAATATTAGGcaaacagtaaaaaacaaacaaataacaattaaaataaaaattgtctcctcagccaTGTCTACTCTGGTACTTCTGGGTGGATGTTGTCTGATTTCGTCCCTTTTCgggcctggcccaggaggaggtgtgtgaCCTTTCTCCCTATTAGGCCACCATTTGGCGGGTTGGGGGGGactttctccactttcatttttccGTTATTAAAATGGTAAACACAACTTCCCACCAGAAATATTGTACTGATAAAGAGAGAAGAATGTTTGTGAACAATGTTGCACACTATTGACACTTACTAACTCCCCTCCGCCCCGGGTTTCAGAGCATGGTTTAATGCATTCAtacatcaaaattattttcagaaacatgGAAAATCCTAAGTCACACTATGGATTTCCTCGCGATCCTTGCTGAAGGCTGGGGCTGTTCCAGATGCAGCAAAGGCTGAGATGGAACCTGTTGGCACCACCAGGCACCAGAGGGGTCTGAGGAGGGTCAATTTAATTAGTCATCCTTCTTAAACTTGCCATTGATGTAGGCTACCCAGTCTAGAATCAGCCTCCACTCAGTGGCCCACACTAGCCCCATGGTGCCCATGGTGCCCCATATGCCCAGCATGGGAATCCAGTTCTTGGCCAGTTGGACATAGCAGGGGCCCAGGAACTTGCTCATTGTCTCATCGAGGTCTGATGTTCAGGGTGACCCAGGTGGACGCACAGCCTAGGCCCACAGAGATGCCACAGCCTGGGTCAACATTTCACGCGATATCTGGATTCCTGGGCTGCTGCGCACACAGATCCACTTAGTAAAACTTTTAAGAGCTTCACTTTCCTTCTCTTGCTGTGCTAGCTGGATGCTCATGTCCTTAACTGCTGAAGGGAAGGCCTGGACTGCCAGCAGCAAGGCTGGAGTCTGCCCTGAAGTCAAGTGgactttttcaaaatgtttaaactCCACTACCTCTTGCCTAGCATTTCTAGAAAGTGCACTGCACCCCACCTTCCAAAGAACTTAGAACCAGAAGCAAAAGAAATAGCACAGGCAAGGGAGGCGGGGACACTGAGACAGTCACAAGGTTGAGAAGCTGTTATTACTGCCTCTCCATCACCTTGCTTTCATTGTGAATTACGTATACTCATGCTTGGTTTAAGTAGCATCTCTGTTACATTCGAATGGGTCTACATAGCTTTAAAGTGTAAAcgtgcttatatatatataagtccCTGGGACACAGTGATTCTTGGTTCTTAAAACGTATAAGACCATAGTAGTTTATCTTGCTAGAAAAGACCAAGGATGCTATGGAGGTCAAAGTAACTATTTACTTTTACAATAAAGCTCGTAGAAGATGAGGTTAAAATACAGTTGGACTTACGGGTATGACAGAACATCCTGCTATCATAAATTGATGTCAAGTTAGAAGTCTGATTGGTCTGGATGAGCCTTAATTAAAAAGAATTgtcaccctagctggttaggctcattggatagaacgtcggcctgcagaatgaagggtcccaggttcacttccagtcaaggacacatgcctgggttgtggacttggtccccagcagggacatgcaggaagcagccaatcaatgattctctctcatcgttgatgtttttatctctctccctctcccttcctctctgaaatatatatatatatatatatatatatatatatatatatatatatatatatatatatatatatatatattaataattgtCTCAATGACCATTCAAGGCTTCAAGGCTTAGGAAGAATTTGGAAGTACACGGAGCTAACAGGAGTTTTGAGGAGAATAGAATGCTCTAGACAGGAAGGGAATGATCAGACTCGAGTCCTGGCTTGGTCACTAAC
This DNA window, taken from Myotis daubentonii chromosome 10, mMyoDau2.1, whole genome shotgun sequence, encodes the following:
- the LOC132211384 gene encoding cytochrome b-c1 complex subunit 10-like translates to MSKFLGPCYVQLAKNWIPMLGIWGTMGTMGLVWATEWRLILDWVAYINGKFKKDD